One Loxodonta africana isolate mLoxAfr1 chromosome 8, mLoxAfr1.hap2, whole genome shotgun sequence DNA window includes the following coding sequences:
- the EPHA1 gene encoding ephrin type-A receptor 1: MERRWPAGLGLLLLLLLPCALWPPGARAEEVTLMDTSTAQGELGWLLDPPEDGWSEVQQMLKGTPLYMYQDCPLEDSGDTDHWLRSNWIYRGEEAARVHVELQFTVRDCKSFPRGVGPAGCKETFNLLYMESDQDVGIQLRRPLFQKVTTVAADQSFTIRDLASGAVKLNVERCSLGRLERRGLYLAFQNPGACVALVSVRVFYQRCPETVHGLAHFAGMLPGPGGLAEVVGTCVPHAQAGPLGVPRLHCSPDGEWLVPVGQCYCEPGFEEGPSGAGCVACPQDSYRADTDTPSCIACPQHSSAALEGATVCTCDSGHYRASGEGPQVACTRPPSAPRDLSFSVSGTQLSLHWEPPADTGGRQDVMYNVGCSRCPGTGPDEGPCQPCGSGVRFSPGASGLPQPAVHIDGLEPYANYTFEVGAQNGVSGLGHSGPASATLSVNMGHAEPLAGLSLQLVKKAPRQLELAWSGAQPRSPGGNLTYELHVLNQDEERHQTVLEPRVLLTELQPDTTYIVRVRMVTSQGPGPFSPDHEFRTSPPASRGLTGGEIMAIVFGLLLCTALLLGTLIFRSRRGQQRRQQRQRERVTGVDREDKLWLKPYVDLQAYEDPAQVALDFTQELDPTGLVVDTVIGEGEFGEVYRGSLRLPSQDCRTVAIKTLKDTSPDGQWWNFLREATIMGQFKHPHVLRLEGVVTKRKPIMIITEFMDNGALDAFLREREDQLTPGQLTDMLRGIASGMSYLSDHNYVHRDLAARNILVSQNLCCKVSDFGLARLLDNFDGTYETQGGKIPIRWTAPEAIAHRTFTTASDVWSFGIVMWEVLSFGDKPYGDMSNQEVMKSIEDGYRLPPPVDCPAPLYELMKSCWAYDRGRRPPFHQLHAHLEQLLANPHSLRTIANFDPRVTLRLPSLSGSDGIPYRSVAEWLESIRMKRYILHFRSAGLDTMECVLELTAEDLTQMGITLPGHQKRILCSIQGFKD; this comes from the exons TGGAGCGAGGTGCAGCAGATGCTCAAAGGGACGCCACTGTACATGTACCAGGACTGCCCGCTAGAAGACAGTGGAGACACGGACCACTGGCTGCGCTCCAACTGGATCTACCGGGGCGAGGAGGCGGCGCGTGTGCACGTGGAGCTGCAGTTCACCGTGCGTGATTGCAAGAGCTTCCCACGCGGCGTGGGACCCGCGGGCTGCAAGGAGACCTTCAACCTGCTCTATATGGAGAGCGACCAGGATGTGGGCATTCAGCTCCGGCGGCCCCTGTTCCAGAAG gtcaCCACCGTGGCTGCAGACCAGAGCTTCACCATCCGCGACCTGGCATCTGGTGCCGTCAAGCTCAACGTGGAGCGCTGCTCACTGGGCCGCCTGGAGCGCCGTGGCCTCTACCTGGCCTTCCAGAACCCTGGGGCCTGTGTGGCCCTGGTGTCCGTGCGGGTCTTCTACCAGCGCTGCCCCGAGACTGTACACGGCCTGGCTCACTTCGCCGGCATGCTCCCGGGCCCTGGTGGGCTGGCAGAAGTGGTGGGAACCTGTGTGCCCCACGCCCAGGCTGGCCCCTTGGGCGTACCCCGCCTGCACTGCAGCCCAGACGGAGAGTGGCTGGTGCCCgtggggcagtgctactgtgAGCCTGGCTTCGAGGAGGGCCCTAGCGGTGCGGGCTGTGTAG CCTGCCCCCAAGACTCCTACCGTGCTGACACAGACACCCCCAGCTGCATCGCATGTCCCCAGCACAGCTCGGCTGCCTTGGAGGGGGCCACCGTCTGCACCTGTGACAGCGGCCACTACCGAGCCTCTGGGGAGGGCCCCCAGGTGGCCTGCACAC GTCCCCCCTCAGCCCCCCGAGACCTGAGCTTCTCTGTGTCCGGGACTCAGCTCTCCCTGCACTGGGAACCCCCAGCAGACACAGGGGGACGCCAGGATGTCATGTACAATGTGGGATGCTCCCGGTGTCCGGGGACGGGCCCAGATGAGGGCCCCTGCCAGCCCTGTGGAAGTGGCGTGCGCTTCTCCCCAGGGGCCAGCGGGCTCCCCCAGCCAGCTGTGCACATTGACGGCCTTGAGCCCTACGCCAACTACACCTTTGAGGTCGGTGCCCAGAACGGGGTATCAGGGCTGGGCCATTCCGGGCCTGCCAGTGCCACGCTCAGTGTCAACATGGGGCATGCAG AGCCACTGGCAGGCCTGTCCCTGCAGCTGGTGAAGAAAGCACCACGCCAGCTGGAGCTGGCCTGGTCAGGGGCCCAGCCTCGAAGTCCTGGGGGCAACCTCACCTATGAGCTACACGTGCTGAACCAG GATGAAGAGCGGCACCAGACAGTTCTGGAGCCCAGGGTCTTGCTGACCGAGCTGCAGCCGGACACCACATACATCGTTAGAGTGCGCATGGTGACCTCGCAGGGCCCTGGGCCCTTCTCCCCCGACCACGAATTCCGGACCAGCCCACCAG CTTCCAGGGGCCTGACAGGAGGGGAGATCATGGCCATCGTCTTCGGGCTGCTGCTGTGCACGGCGCTGCTCCTCGGGACCCTCATCTTCCGGTCCAG GAGAGGGCAGCAGAGGCGGCAGCAGAGGCAGCGTGAACGCGTCACCGGTGTAGACCGAG AGGACAAGCTCTGGCTGAAGCCATATGTGGACCTCCAGGCATATGAGGACCCTGCCCAAGTTGCTCTCGACTTCACCCAGGAGCTCGACCCCACTGGGCTGGTCGTGGATACTGTCATCGGGGAAG GAGAGTTTGGGGAAGTCTACCGAGGCTCCCTTCGGCTCCCCAGCCAGGACTGCAGGACAGTGGCCATCAAGACCTTGAAGGACACATCCCCTGACGGCCAATGGTGGAACTTCCTCCGGGAGGCAACGATCATGGGCCAGTTCAAGCACCCACACGTCCTGCGGCTGGAAGGCGTAGTCACCAAGA GAAAGCCCATCATGATCATTACGGAGTTCATGGACAATGGAGCCCTGGACGCCTTCCTGAGG GAGCGGGAGGACCAGCTGACCCCCGGGCAGCTGACAGACATGCTACGGGGCATAGCATCTGGCATGAGCTACCTCAGTGACCACAACTACGTCCACCGGGACCTGGCTGCCAGGAACATCCTGGTGAGCCAGAACCTGTGCTGCAAGGTGTCGGACTTTGGCCTGGCGCGCCTCCTGGACAACTTTGACGGCACCTACGAAACCCAG GGAGGGAAGATCCCCATCCGCTGGACGGCCCCCGAAGCCATTGCCCACCGGACCTTCACCACCGCCAGCGACGTGTGGAGCTTTGGGATTGTCATGTGGGAGGTGCTGAGCTTTGGGGACAAGCCCTACGGGGACATGAGCAATCAGGAG GTGATGAAGAGCATCGAGGATGGGTACCGGCTGCCCCCACCCGTGGACTGCCCAGCCCCACTGTACGAGCTCATGAAAAGCTGCTGGGCCTATGACCGGGGCCGTCGGCCCCCCTTCCACCAGCTCCACGCCCACCTGGAGCAGCTGCTAGCCAACCCCCACTCACTGCGCACTATCGCCAACTTTGACCCCAG GGTGACCCTCCGCCTGCCCAGCCTGAGTGGCTCGGACGGGATCCCGTATCGCAGCGTGGCGGAGTGGCTGGAGTCGATTCGTATGAAGCGCTACATCCTACACTTCCGCTCCGCTGGACTAGACACCATGGAGTGCGTGCTGGAGCTGACAGCTGA GGACCTGACACAGATGGGCATCACGCTGCCCGGGCACCAGAAGCGCATCCTTTGCAGTATTCAGGGATTCAAAGACTGA
- the ZYX gene encoding zyxin, with protein sequence MAAPRPPHAVAVSAPSFYAPQKKFGPVVAPKPKVNPFRHGDGEPLAAPGAQRAQMGRVGEVPPPPPEDFPLPPPPPLGDGDEAESALGGPFPPPPPPIEEPFPPAPLEEEVFPSPPPPLEEEGGTEAPTPLAQQPREKVTSIDLEIDSLSSLLDDMTRNDPFKARVSSGYVPPPVATPFIPKSSPRPATGGAAPLPPWKAPSSSQPLSQAQALPQSQTQVPVPPQARPQVQFQARPQVQPQVQPQVHPQARPQVQLQAQLQAQPQARPQPVSLAHAQPRGPPGPKFSPVAPRFTPVASKFSPGAPGAPGGPASHPSQKLGSPEAPSSVGTGSPQPPSVTYAQQREKPHLQEKQHLASPPPPAPIQVRPPGAPGPLTLKEVEELEQLTQQLMQDMEQPQRSGAAPSELCGRCCQPLARAQPAVRALGQLFHIACFTCHQCARQLQGQQFYSMEGAPYCDGCYTETLEKCSTCGQPITERMLRATGRAYHPNCFTCVVCACPLEGTSFIVDQANRPHCVPDYHKQYAPRCSVCAEPIMPEPGREETVRVVALDKNFHMKCYKCEDCGKPLSIEADDDGCFPLDGHVLCRKCHTARAQT encoded by the exons ATGGCCGCCCCGCGCCCGCCCCACGCCGTCGCGGTCTCGGCGCCCTCCTTCTACGCGCCGCAGAAGAAGTTCGGCCCGGTGGTGGCCCCCAAGCCCAAAGTGAACCCCTTCCGGCACGGGGACGGCGAGCCCCTAGCCGCACCCGGGGCGCAGCGCGCGCAGATGGGCCGGGTGGGCGAGGTGCCCCCACCGCCCCCCGAAG aCTTTCCCTtaccgccccctccgcccctcggGGATGGCGATGAGGCCGAGAGTGCCCTGGGAGGCCCCTtcccgccgccccctcccccAATCGAGGAGCCCTTCCCCCCTGCGCCCCTGGAAGAAGAGGTCTTCCCGTCCCCACCGCCCCCgctggaggaggagggagggactgAGGCGCCCACACCGCTGGCACAACAG CCCAGGGAGAAGGTGACCAGCATTGACCTGGAGATCGACTCATTGTCCTCGCTGCTGGATGACATGACCAGGAACGACCCCTTCAAGGCCCGG GTGTCCTCTGGATATGTGCCCCCTCCGGTTGCCACACCTTTCATTCCCAAATCCAGTCCTAGGCCTGCAACTGGGGGGGCAGCACCCCTGCCTCCTTGGAAGGCCCCTTCTAGCTCCCAGCCCCTGTCCCAGGCTCAGGCCCTGCCCCAGAGCCAGACACAGGTCCCTGTCCCACCCCAGGCCCGGCCCCAGGTCCAGTTCCAAGCTCGACCCCAGGTCCAGCCACAGGTCCAGCCTCAGGTCCATCCCCAGGCCCGGCCCCAGGTCCAGCTCCAGGCCCAGCTCCAGGCCCAGCCCCAGGCGCGGCCCCAGCCTGTGTCTTTGGCCCACGCCCAGCCCCGAGGTCCCCCAGGCCCTAAGTTTTCTCCGGTGGCTCCCAGGTTTACTCCTGTGGCCTCTAAGTTCAGCCCTGGAGCTCCTGGAGCCCCAGGTGGACCTGCATCACACCCCAGTCAGAAGTTGGGGTCCCCTGAAGCTCCCTCTTCCGTGGGCacaggctcccctcagccccccAGTGTCACCTATGCTCAGCAGAGGGAGAAGCCCCACCTGCAGGAGAAGCAGCACCTAGCGTCCCCACCGCCGCCTGCTCCAATCCAG GTGCGCCCCCCTGGGGCCCCCGGCCCCCTGACCCTGAAGGAGGTAGAGGAGCTGGAGCAGCTGACGCAGCAGCTCATGCAGGACATGGAACAGCCCCAGAGGTCGGGTGCGGCCCCCAGTG AGCTCTGCGGCCGTTGCTGCCAGCCCCTGGCCCGTGCCCAGCCAGCAGTTCGTGCACTGGGCCAGCTGTTCCACATCGCCTGCTTCACCTGCCATCAGTGCGCCCGGCAGCTGCAGGGGCAGCAGTTCTATAGTATGGAGGGGGCACCCTACTGTGACGGCTGCTATACC GAGACCCTGGAGAAGTGCAGCACCTGCGGGCAGCCCATCACAGAGCGCATGCTGAGGGCCACGGGCAGGGCCTACCACCCCAACTGCTTCACCTGTGTGGTCTGTGCCTGCCCCCTGGAGGGCACCTCCTTCATTGTGGACCAGGCCAACCGGCCCCACTGCGTCCCTGACTACCACAA GCAGTATGCCCCGAGGTGCTCCGTCTGTGCTGAGCCCATCATGCCGGAGCCTGGCCGAGAGGAGACTGTGCGGGTGGTGGCCCTGGACAAGAACTTCCACATGAAGTGCTACAAGTGCGAG GACTGTGGGAAGCCTCTGTCCATCGAGGCCGACGACGACGGCTGCTTCCCCCTGGATGGACACGTGCTTTGCCGGAAGTGCCACACGGCCCGGGCCCAGACTTGA